The following coding sequences are from one Geothrix sp. window:
- a CDS encoding HD-GYP domain-containing protein has translation MAMPTLILGEALANRCSQVLYRCLEEVGSTKGALYLRTPELGSFEVVSFYGWPRGTRPPVSIPEGHPLLVHTQRMRRAFVVNDASESPELAAFGQGGEWPRYLITPVYLAGDWVGLLIQRDRIKGGTFDVERDEPPTLGICGDLVQALREFRLYGTMPRPDQVPLSVHVPDPPAPPAAGPAPVPQGLPTAAAIIDEVAPVAERLLPSVGAPAPPLRAPGVFVTSTGPPAQERMYGFAGGQDGYAALPWEADRTLSGWVAPPPPNPERKRGMVPPEQRAFFWEIAGLLSQILSASAVALWIEDPEEIRPILAYSTLPLSPDLQQQILAHATFHLPAVQEQDLRLITRVDMAESPQIDGAFATYMPLLLNETLQGHDLMLVFRQEDHSFSIAEIEAIQKLGRILGLHMQEARLHERYHHAFLSVSHRILQSSESRMPTLRPHSLATARLARDLALKLELTTEEVEAVSIGAILHDVGLLMLDPQMLAKPELNGEELKKIRSHPELAAVFLKDLRFPFDVVKMIRHHHERWDGLGYPEGLRETSIPIGSRIIGLIEAYEVMTSGKGYRRPKGYRQVLEELDNEAGAQFDPKVVAAFRELLTRKGDRG, from the coding sequence ATGGCCATGCCCACCTTGATACTCGGCGAGGCCCTCGCCAACCGGTGTTCCCAGGTCCTCTACCGGTGCCTGGAGGAAGTGGGCAGCACCAAGGGGGCGCTCTACCTCCGGACCCCCGAGCTGGGCTCCTTCGAGGTGGTGAGTTTCTACGGCTGGCCCCGGGGGACGCGCCCGCCCGTCTCCATCCCGGAGGGGCACCCGCTGCTGGTGCACACGCAGCGCATGCGCCGGGCCTTCGTGGTGAACGACGCCTCCGAATCCCCGGAGCTGGCGGCCTTCGGCCAGGGCGGCGAGTGGCCCCGGTACCTCATCACGCCCGTCTACCTGGCGGGTGACTGGGTGGGCCTGCTGATCCAGCGCGACCGCATCAAGGGCGGCACCTTCGACGTGGAGCGGGACGAGCCGCCGACCCTGGGCATCTGCGGAGACCTGGTGCAGGCCCTGCGGGAATTCCGCCTGTACGGCACCATGCCGCGGCCGGATCAGGTGCCGCTCTCGGTGCACGTGCCCGATCCGCCGGCGCCGCCGGCCGCTGGCCCGGCGCCCGTGCCGCAAGGCCTGCCCACGGCTGCCGCCATCATCGACGAGGTCGCTCCCGTGGCAGAGCGGCTGCTTCCGTCCGTGGGTGCCCCGGCGCCGCCCCTGCGCGCGCCCGGCGTCTTCGTGACATCCACCGGCCCCCCGGCCCAGGAGCGCATGTACGGCTTCGCCGGCGGGCAGGACGGCTATGCGGCGCTGCCCTGGGAGGCGGATCGCACGCTCAGCGGCTGGGTGGCGCCGCCGCCGCCCAATCCCGAACGCAAGCGCGGCATGGTGCCGCCCGAACAGCGGGCCTTCTTCTGGGAGATCGCCGGCCTGCTCAGCCAGATCCTCTCGGCTTCGGCGGTGGCGCTCTGGATCGAGGACCCCGAGGAGATCCGCCCGATCCTCGCGTACAGCACGCTGCCCCTGTCGCCGGACCTGCAGCAGCAGATCCTCGCCCACGCCACCTTCCATCTCCCAGCCGTGCAGGAGCAGGACCTCCGGCTCATCACCCGCGTGGACATGGCCGAATCGCCCCAGATCGATGGGGCCTTCGCCACCTACATGCCCCTGCTGCTGAACGAGACGCTGCAGGGCCACGACCTGATGCTGGTCTTCCGCCAGGAGGACCACTCCTTCTCCATCGCCGAGATCGAGGCCATCCAGAAGCTGGGCCGCATCCTGGGCCTCCACATGCAGGAGGCGCGCCTCCACGAACGCTACCACCACGCCTTCCTCTCGGTGAGCCACCGGATCCTGCAGTCCAGCGAAAGCCGGATGCCGACCTTGCGGCCCCACAGCCTCGCCACGGCGCGCCTGGCCCGGGACCTGGCCCTGAAGCTCGAACTCACCACCGAGGAGGTGGAGGCGGTCAGCATCGGCGCGATCCTCCACGACGTGGGCCTGCTGATGCTGGATCCGCAGATGCTCGCCAAGCCTGAGCTGAATGGCGAGGAGCTGAAGAAGATCCGGAGCCATCCGGAGTTGGCCGCGGTCTTCCTGAAGGACCTGAGGTTCCCCTTCGACGTGGTGAAGATGATCCGCCACCACCACGAGCGCTGGGACGGCCTCGGCTATCCCGAGGGACTGCGCGAGACCAGCATCCCCATCGGCAGCCGCATCATCGGCCTGATCGAAGCCTACGAGGTGATGACCAGCGGCAAGGGCTACCGGCGCCCCAAGGGCTACCGGCAGGTGCTGGAGGAACTCGACAACGAGGCCGGGGCCCAGTTCGATCCCAAGGTGGTGGCAGCCTTTCGCGAGCTTCTGACCCGGAAAGGCGACCGGGGGTAG